The Pigmentiphaga aceris DNA segment GAGTGCATCACTGGCGTCACCATGTTTATCGAGCGTGACCGCCCGCTGATTGCGCGGGCGCGCAAAACGCGACAAGGCATCCTGACGCACGCCAGGCTGACGATCGGGCGAGGCCTCAGCGATCGCCTGCGCAATACCTGCGAGCGCATCGCCGCGTTCGGCTTTGCTGCGCACATCCAGCACCAGTGAATGCGCCCGCAGCCAACGATCCGCACAGGTGAAGATGGCTTCGACCCGGCCTGACACGCGTTCGATTTCAAGCTCGTACAGCGGCAATTCCAGGTCACCGGCGCGGATGTGACCCGTGTCGTAGGCCAGTTCGACCACACCGGTACGCAGGCGCACCTGGCGCAGCACACGACGCACATCGGTCTCATATCGCACGGCCAGCGTATCTTCAAGCCCTGCCAGCACCGCTTCGGCGGGTGTGCCGGCGTAGACCGACAGATCGAGTTCGGCACGCGGGCGCGCATGATTCAGTTCAATACGTGACAGCGCATCCTGCCCAGCCATCTTGAAGGTCTGGATCCAGCGACGCCCTTCAAGCCGCAGGCGGATGGCGGCGCGTTGGCGTGCAAGTTGCCGGTCCGGGGTGTCGAAGTACATGGCCCGCAGACGGATGCGTTCGGCACGCGCTGGCGTATCCATGGCCGCCAATACCGCCCGGCGCGATGCGGGCGGTACGTGCAATTTGATTTCTTGTTCGAGCATGGACAAGCGACTCCGGAAGATGATGCGGTCTGCACGAGCCCCCCGCAGGTACCCGTGCCACCGTTAATAAGCCATCCTACATCGTCGCTCATCCTGAAATGATGACCAGTCATCTGGCCGTCACATTCAAACGAACCTATCGGTAACGCCCCGCTCAGTTGGGCATCAATACCGTGTCCACCACGTTGATCACCCCATTGGACTGGTAGACGTCGTAGGTGCTGATATTGGCCATGCCGCCCTTCTCGTCCTTCAGCACGATGTTGTGCGCGCCGTTCTGCATGGCCCACAGTTTGCCGCCACTGGCGGTCTTCAGCTCGGCCGTGCCCTTGCCTTTCTGAATGGCGGTGGCAAGCGCCTTGAAGTCGTATTTGCCGGGCACCACGTGATAGGTCAGCACCTTGGTCAGCGTGGGTTTGTTCTCTGCTTTCAGCAAGGTGTCGACCGTGCCTGCCGGCAGCTTCATGAATGCGGCATTGGTCGGTGCAAAGACAGTGAACGGGCCTTTGCCCTTCAGCGTGTCGACCAGACCGGCTGCCTTGACTGCAGCGACCAGCGTGGTGTGATCGGCAGAATTGACGGCGTTATCGACGATATCCTTGGTGGGCAACATCGGTTGGCCACCCACGTTGACCATGTCTTTTGCGTAGGCATTGGCAGCCAGCATGGTGGCGGCGACGAGTACAG contains these protein-coding regions:
- a CDS encoding fasciclin domain-containing protein, with the protein product MLAANAYAKDMVNVGGQPMLPTKDIVDNAVNSADHTTLVAAVKAAGLVDTLKGKGPFTVFAPTNAAFMKLPAGTVDTLLKAENKPTLTKVLTYHVVPGKYDFKALATAIQKGKGTAELKTASGGKLWAMQNGAHNIVLKDEKGGMANISTYDVYQSNGVINVVDTVLMPN